CGCTCGTATTTAATTTGACatcatatattaatttgttagttctgtaagtttattttataaattaaataattaattttgtaaaaggctttatattttataagtagatacttaaactacagagactgtacgctaaaaggctctatattttactacgctaaaaggctatatattttactacgctaaaagactctatattttactGCGTTATAAGACTCTATAGTTTTCTACGCTAAAAGACCactattctttaaacaaataaataatataaactaaatataaacaacaaacatatgaacataacattcacaaaattacatataaaacaataaaagatatTTGTGAACAATTtcattaacaataaaaattatttctcaagttttaactatttttttaaaacgcTAATAATTTAATTCGGGtaaaataacatacaaatttaatcgcaaacataacacaaatcaacgtggaaacacattcaaaaaacaaatatgcatatgctctacaagtttcgacataaactaaatcgCAATACCTTGATTTATGTTTTTTGAAATATcgaaaatttaaaattttgatcTCAAAAGAAGGAATCCAAGACTTGGGTTGTATGCGGGACCTACATTCTTCACTTTTTGTGTGACGCGTGGGCCCAAAAAATTTTTTATTCGCGTggtggaggggggggggggcagaaatGGTAGGGGAGGGTTTTTTAAAAATGGGGATTGCTTCTGTCATGGGGAAGAAGACGTAACtatattttattaaaggaaaacgTAGTATAATATTACGTTTTTCTTAAACGCAATATTATAATGCGTTTTCCtataataaaacaaataattaatactgcattttactttaacGACTAGCTTTCCATTAAAGTAAAATAcaatattatactgcattttatgtagaaaggtaattttttttttaattgtaaaagCGTATTTTTTGTCCAAAATGACATCATTTGAGTTTCGGACTCAGCTTGTGAGTTGTTACGCCCAACAATTGGATACGTTATGTTCCCTGTTAAAGGGCATGTTTCTACGTCATGTCCCAATGGCAAAAACAAAATCCAAGAAATTATTGCTAGTGGAATAATGACAAACAAAGCACCAAAAAAAATAGTGCTTGAAGAATTGCTTCTCTCTCTATATCTTCCCTTCCCGTCATTTCTACTGTGGTTGGCTGCCTGATTTGAAAGCGGCGCAAAAGCTGGAAACAGCATTTTCTATCTTTATGTCAAAAATATACACTAAACAATCTTTGAGTCGCTAGTCACTGTGATTGAGGCTTTTATTTTCATTGATATTATGGAGTCCGTACGGCATATCCGCCGTTCAGCGTGTATGTTGGTCCCTCAGTTGGATAATAGATTGGGATCCTCCCACAAATTTCAATCCAGTCCGGAACCAAAGTGTAGTTTTTTGGACTTAAAAGCACAAAAATAGGTGAAAAAAGTAACTGGTGACCTTTTTATGTATATGCACTATACCTTAACGACACGTTTGTCCTTTAAGGTATAGCACATGTATTACATGCATTATACCTGATTTTTAAAAGGCGGTCAAAGTATAGCTATAGTGCATATATTAGATGCGCCATACCTGAAGTTGAAAAGACAAATATGCATAAGGCATCAAATATATGCGCTATACTTATGTTAAAAAAGGTATTGTCGTGTAGTGGAGCTCTTTTATTGCCTGGTTCGGTAGTCAAATCTTCATTCATTCTCAATTTAAAAAATTCGAAAAAGAGGTATTCCGAATCACTTTTGTAGTATAACTCATGTATATAattgtgtcacgacccattttctgaacaagccgaaaccggcactcgatcactaaacatgaccgagcgaaccatcaCTGCTTATCAAATCTActataactccaaactttatatgcaacaagacaatactctaaccaaatacttttatttaatttaaacatttaaataaatccactccaaaactttattcatagtaaccaaagaaatactgctaagttattataaaaaACATCTGAATTTTAACCcaacgactatgtctatgaagcctctactgataaactgatgCACTGCTTAAGACATAagatttcctggccagttctctatgtaacaaagaaataactaaataaagatgactctaaggaatactccacgaacaaaagcggagctcaccaatagcactggaagagaaggaagtcctaactcgtagcctgctcgcctgcaaatccggttcctacgttgtaccgcagaccaacgtaggttcccaaaagagaacgtcagtaccatccattcTATTCAGTGAGTTTCAACAACAGGGggcgaaactttaataacatatacattatgagcaaaagttctaaatgcatgtaaaacataaggcttataagaataattctaaataattgcataatagcagtttatgaatattctaaaagaaattcttttctttttctttcttataaaaaaaatacttcactttatacttttggagttccaactatcctgacttaattctgtctcagtcacagtgtgatcgaaatgagttcgatcccaacctgatcgaataggcccaatccacgaagTGCCACTCACTTCATGGTTCTCAGTGCTCATGtctcataccttagcatggctaagtaaattctcagcaacgagaccctcgggtcgtgtgctccctactttggcacaagtagtttcaggaagtcaatgcCTTGGTCAGGACTCTAGGcttggacgatgaccccttctcagtataaaggatactcccaaaaatcttttctttctaaaacttcttattgtgacttttcaagtctaaatcttttataCATACTCATACTGGTATCCTGAAATGTAAGGCATGACATAAGAATGAAGTAAACATTCAAAAGTATTTATAAAGGTTCTTGATCCTTCATGAATTTTCACCATGAAAatggcatataagaataacataaaaatctgaaatttatgCTCATACATCCAAATAATCATCTAAACTTTAGCTAGaaaataattctaagctaataggtACTTACTACTCTAATTAAGTATATATTAACTCTTTTATGCAATTCATCAAATACCTTGtgtgcgtgcttttgtgagttaaaccactttagtaaaggatTATAtaaactcacctcaaaacttctcgagccaatacgtaAGCCCCAGTCCAATTGACACCAGTCAAATAATGGATTCTACAGCAACGagtgcattttaattaatttaaagtttcacacatagACGCAGAACTTACTGTTGATATAGAGAAAGAAGGGAAtaactattcaattcttacctatTACTACTGTAGGCTCATTGACAATAGGGAATTTTAtatacctgagttcaagaattAGTGATTTGTAAAGAACCCTAGATTTTCTGTTGCCTGCGTGATAAGAAGCCTCTGTTTCGTGAGCAAATTGTTCTTTTTCGTCTAAGCTTTTGCCTTCCGTCGTTTTTGATAATGACAGAACGAACGTTCTGTTTCTCTTTAAGGCTTGGGGCCTTTTTGTTTTCCAGAGCCCTTCTATGGGCTTTTAGccctttttcctttcttcttttttaaatttaACTAATAACTAATGATACgcacttttaaaaaaattaataatattaaaattagtAACATTTccctaattgtatatccaattatttataaatagaAAAGTAACTCAAAAATCAATCACAAGGGCTTAAATctttaataaaattataatttaaaataaaaaaaattaaattaaattctatattttgcgcgtcttgaaacttttatagatttgaggagtgttacaatcttccctacttaaaaacattcgtcctcgaatgtttctAGGGCCTTATTCTTAAGCTAACAATCATTCCTTAAGTCCTTGAACCTCTTAAGTTTTCTTAGCACTACTTACTCTTCTAAGGGACTCAaaattttggctaactccctaaattttaaaaatttttggtagagtttcccttgtaaattGGACTATCCAAAAAAATATCCCTGTCGCAAATACCACAACTACaccaacaacaaccaaatatacTATAACAGGCCATTCTTAGGCACCATAGACAACTCATAAATTAATTACTCACACTCCGGCAAGGAAGGTACCACAATAACCAACAAGAATCTAAAACACACCACTTTAGCAAAAGTAAATCAATTTAAGAAGTTAAATGTACTCTGGCATGGCACTAAATTATTAAATAACTAAATATACTATGACAAAAACTAAATTACTTCAACAGCTACGTATAATCTAGGAAGGACATAAACACATGctaacttgtatttaataaataaaatataaatgtcAATCCAAACCTAGGTTCACATATCTttttcctcaaataaatatggataTTTCTTCCTCATATATTCCTCGACCTCCCACGTAACttcttttgaatcatgattactccacaaaacttttaccgatgctaaatcttttgttctcaactttcttacttgcctatcgagaatttctataggtacctcttcataagtcaagccttctttaatttctatgaTATCGGCAGGTATCATATGCGACTCATCATGAATGTACTTTCTAAGTATAGACACAAGAAAGACAGGGTGAACAAAGGACAACTCAACGGGTAGTGCTAGCTTATAAGCCAcgtttcctttcttttctagaatttcataaggtccaataaatctagggctaagttttcctttcttaccaaacctcataactcctttcattggTGAAAATTTCAAGAACACCTTATCACCAACCATGAATTCTAACTCACGATGCCTCTTGTCAGAATAAGACTTTTGACGACGCTAAGCCGCTTTAAGTCTTTATCTAATTAGCTGAACTTTCTCCAAGGCCTCACAAACAAACTCTGGACCAATCAACGACACCTCTGttggttcaaaccaacccactggagacctacatctccaCCCATACAACACTTCGTAAGGAGCCATACCAATGCTGGTCTGATAGCTATTATTGTAAACgaattctataagtggcaagtgatcatcccaattacctccaaaatctataacacatactcgcaacatatcttcaagagtcTGAAATGCCTGCCAAAAACGCgccgtgaactgagggcctctatcaaatatgattgaaactggagtaccatgcaatcagactatttctttgatgtacAACTGCGCATACTGCTCTACGAAGTCTGTCGTCTTTACTGGTAGGAAATGTGCGGACTTTGTTAGTCGGtctacaataacccaaattgaatcatgTTTACGGTATGTGCGATGTAGACCTActacgaaatccatattaatcatctcccacttccactgtggTATCTCTATATCTTGAGCTAGGCCACTAGGCATCTGATGCTCGGCTTTGACTTGCTGGCAATTTAAACATTTAGCCATATgatctgctacttgtttcttcatgCCTTTCCACCAATACAACTCATTCAAATCTAGATACATTTTGGTAGCACCTGGGTGGATAGAGTACCTCGAACTGTGAACTTCCTCCATTATGGCCTTCCTAAGACCATCTACATCAGGCACACATAAccgatcattcaacttcaaaactccatcacttcctagagtgaaagcagtgatttctttgcttctgactccttcttttaattttagtAAGTACGGATCTTTGTCTTGTTTAGCCTTAACATGCACAACAAGGGAGGATTGCGCTAAGGCATAAACAGTTATATCTCCTTCTTCGGTCTCATCCAATCTAATTCCATCATTTgctagtttttgaatttctcgacCCAATGATCGCCTTTATACTGCAAGATGGACCAAGACACCCattgacttcctactaagtgcatctgctaccatattagctttgcccgggtgataaaggatattgatgtcataatctttcaatagctcgagccaccttctctgtctcaaatttagTTCTTTTTGTTTGAAAATGTACTGGAGGCTTTTGTGATCTGTAAACACTTTAGAATGCTCACCATAAAAGGTAGTGTCACCATATTTTTaatgcaaacaccactgctgcaAGCTCCAAGTCGTATGTAAGGTAGTCTTTTTCATGATTCTTTATCTGcctggaagcataagcaataacgtttccattttgcataagaacacaaccgAGACCAACtgtcgaggcatcacaatacactgtgaacCTACTCGAACCTGTCGGCAAGGTTAATACAGGTGCAGTGGTCAACCTTttctttaactcttgaaaactccgctcacaagcgtctgaccagtggaacttaactgctttctgagtcaacttagttaGTGGAGATGCAAGTaaggaaaacccctctacaaaccttctatagtagccagctaaccccaagaaactcctgatttCGATTGGCGTTGTCGACCTAGGCCAGTTCATGACTGCTTTTGTCTTCTGAGGGTCTACTGTTATTCcttcactagataccacgtggcctaagaatgccactgactgcaaccaaaactcacattttgaaaacttggtATAAAGCTCATTCTCCTTCAAGGTCTGCAAGGCTATTCTGAGGTGTTCTGCATGATCTTCCTTGCTCTtagagtacaccaaaatatcgTCTATAAACACAATAATAAAGGTATCCAGGAATGTCTTGAAAACTCTGTTCATGAGGtccatgaatgcagctggagcatttgtcaacccgaaagacatcactagaaattcatagtgcCCGTAGTGAGTTCTAAAGGTTGTTTTAGATATATCCTCTTTTCTGATTCTCAACTGATAGTAcccagacctcaagtctatttttgaaaagtacttttcaccctgaagttgatcaaataaatcatcaatttttggcagtgggtacttgttcttaatggtaactttattcaatTGCCGATAGTCGACACACATCCTGAGACCCATTTTTCTTCTTGACAAACAAGACCGGGGCACCCCACGGTGAAACACTTGGTCTGATGAAGCCCTTGTCAAGAAGGTCTTTCAACTGTTCTCTCAACTCATTAAGTTCTGCTGGAGCCATCCTATAAGGAGGTATAGATATGGGTTGAGTGTCTGGCATGAGATCAATGGCGAAGTCTATGATTCTTTCGGGAGGAAGTTTGGGAAGGTCATTTGGGAAAACTTCTGGAAATTCTCTAACAACTGGAACGGACTGAAGAgctggtggttctgattctggATTAATAATGTGAGCCAAATAGGCAAGACACCCCTTACTGATCATTCGTTGTGCCTTAAGttaagaaataaacttacctacaagcgatgctgaactacccttccactctaagacttcttcatttggaaattggaacctgactatcttggcatgaAAATATAACATGGCATAGCaggaagacaaccaatccatacccatgatcacatcaaaatccaccatttctaaCTCTATGAGATCGGCTTTGGTGTTGTGACCTTGGACTGAAACTATACAACCTCTATAGACTCTGGTGACTTTCACTGACTCGCCAACTAGAGTAGATACTAGGAAtggctcattaagttgttcaggttctagtccgaggttaattgcaaagtatggagtcACACATGAAAACATTGAACCTGGATCCATTATGGCATAAACATTATGTGAGCAGACTAAAAGTATACCTATAATAACTTCTGCAGATGCCTCTGCACTCTGATGATAAAGTGTAGCAAACAAACGAGGTTGTCCCtctccttgagtaactcaatcTGCACCTCTGCCTGCTCCATGCCCGGTCTGATTATGAGAACCACGAGCCTGAGGTGGTGCAACTACAGTAGCTGAGGAACTAGAAGGAAGAGTTGATCCCCCACTAAAATTACGTCTCAACTTTGGGCAGTTGGCCTTTATATGACCAATGTCTCCGCAATGATAGCAACCATGAAACCTGAGCTTGCACTGACCTGAATGTTGCCGCTTACATGTTCCACAAAGACCTTGATGATGTGAATGTTTCTCAGCATGACTCTGGCTATGTAAGGATGATGTCCTAAAATTCTAATTCTGGCAAGATTGATTTCCATAACTCTGAGTATGTTTGAAGGAAGACCCACCACCTGACTGATGACTGGACTGAGCTGGTGCTAATGACTCCTTATTAGAGGAATCCCTTCCACCTCCGGTGGATGTACCATTAAACTTGCCCGATGTCCGGGCTTTCTTGttattctctttttcttctctcctatGTTGTCTGTGTTTTTCTAACTGCTTGGCAAATCCCACAACAGAGGAGAAGGCTGTCATTCCTATCGCTGCAGCTGATGTCGTATCCTTAATATGATAAGCTAAGCCGTCAACAAACCTACGAATCTTTGCTTTTTCAGTCTTAACCATGTAAGGAACATGCTTAGCTAACCTTATGAATTCCATGTAATACTCTTGCACACTTTTATTCTGTTGCTTGAGCTGTTCGAGCTCTGTAGCCTTAGCTTCTCTATCCTCTTCTGGAATAAAGTTAGCCATGAACgcctcttcaaattcttcccaagtaggaggaccatcatcttcatctctttccttttcccacatctcaaaccaagcACCGGACACATCTCTAAGCTGGTAAGCAGCTAGCTCCACCACttcatcatcaaatgctttcatcacTCGAAGGGTTTACTTGACACCCTCCAGCCACAACATCGGATCTTCCTCAAATATAGACCCCTGGAACACTAGAGGactcaacttcaaaaatttattcaCTCTTGAGGACTCAGAATTGTTCTGTCTATATGATTGAGGTGGAATCTCATCTCTTCTCTCGTTCTGGTTGACCATAAAGGCTTTAAACATCTCCATAGCGCTGTTGACTACAATAAACATCTGACCCACTTCTGGGGATATAGTTGTCTGAGCcggagctgctgttgggggcaGCACTGGATCCTGAGGTACTTGCTCATCATTATCCACCCCTTCTTCACGTTCAACTCGGGGTACTTGGACCCCTATTGTGGATCTACCCTTCCTTTTCTGAGTTAAAGCCTTCTTAGTTCTGCCTTGATCCATAATAGTAGCAATAGTTTCTTGAGCAGCATACTGAGTGTCGGTGTCAGAGTTGCGAGTACGATCCATTTCTGTGAGTTTTGGAGAAACGAATACATTAGATAATTTCTTAGAGGTAGgatctactgcacgatctaaagtATGAGAAAAATGAGACTTTTCCTAAATGTtggtagcctcctgtttataagtatggCACGTttcatacccataaacaagactctactaacacggcttcatagacccTTAGGACTCCATAAACCTAAggttctgataccaagtttgtcacgacccattttctgaacaagccgggaccggcactcgatcactaaaTATGACTgagcgaaccatctctgcttatcaaatctaCTATAACTCCAAGAtttatatgcaacaaggcaatactctaaccaaatacttttgtttaatttaaacatttaaataaatcagttccaaaactttattcatagtaaccaatgaaatactgctaagttattatcaaaaacatctgaaTTTTATCCcaacgactatgtctatgaagcctctactggtaaactgacgcactgctcatAATATGAGATTTCCTGGATAGTTCTCTAAgtaacaaagaaataactaaataaagatgactctaaggaatactctacgaacaaaagcggagctcaccaatagcactggaagagaaggaagtcctaactcgtagcctgctcgcctgcaaatccggttcctacgttgtaccgcagaccaacgtaggttcccaaaagagaacgtcagtaccatccattgtactcagtgagtctcaacaacagggggtgaaactttaataacatatacattatgagcaaaagttctaaatgcatgtaaaacataaggcttataagaataattctaaataattgcATAGTAGcggtttatgaatattctaaaagaaattcttttctttttctttcttataaaaaaaatacttcactttatacttttggagttccaactatcctgacttaattctgtctcagttATCGTGTGATCGGCACGAGTTTGATCctaacctgatcgaataggcccaatccacgaggtgtcactcgcttcatggttctcagcgctcatgtctCATACCTAGACGATGACCCcagtgagcacgtgatttttgccttacgaaaactactcccaaataaatcaaaaaataaaataaatttcttttactgtgtaatttttgaatttgcggggtgttaaatatttgttttatgtccgtaaatgtttagtttgtcataataaaatgaaaattaaaataaaatacatgttgcatgcatataggatttaattatgtatttgaaagataatttaaataaaatcacaaaaattatgcattcgttctatttttaaatatgttactgtgtgattaatgttttgactatgtgttaatagttgttgtaaaataattaatatttttgtgtaaagataaaaattgttttataatttttattaggattttttaatgataaataataaaataaaataaaataagttgtaaaataaaaattggacctagattgaaatccaggcccaaatcaaattaccccccccacagcccaatccaaatagcctgtccggtccaattcagctacgtcaaacgacgacgtttcatcatccttcatcaagggccgttggattaagtccatccaacggccgagatctcatcaccctaacccgagacccttacccgatctaatacccggttcaacccgtcccctaacttaaaccaaacgacattgtttggttaagtgaatagatcttaGCCGTCCATCCTGCCTAATCCAACGGACAAtgtcaatccaccccacccctatataaggcccaaacccttaccccggcccctagccaaacacccccctccttccctgttcatcgtcccttccaaaactcacccctaaccctagccgccctaggatcccaccgcctgaaacccggcggcatcaacgccgccggtcaccaaaataacaccct
This genomic stretch from Nicotiana sylvestris chromosome 9, ASM39365v2, whole genome shotgun sequence harbors:
- the LOC104215846 gene encoding uncharacterized protein, yielding MEFIRLAKHVPYMVKTEKAKIRRFVDGLAYHIKDTTSAAAIGMTAFSSVVGFAKQLEKHRQHRREEKENNKKARTSGKFNGTSTGGGRDSSNKESLAPAQSSHQSGLCGTCKRQHSGQCKLRFHGCYHCGDIGHIKANCPKLRRNFSGGSTLPSSSSATVVAPPQARGSHNQTGHGAGRGAD